From the genome of Haloplanus vescus:
CGTCCGTCACCTCGAACAGCGTCTCGTCGGCGGTCACGCGGTCGCCGAGGTCGGGGTCGAAGGTGACGAGGCCGCCGACGGGCGAACCGTACTGATCGAACGCCTTCGCGCGAGTCTGGGCCTCGATTTCTGGGTCGCCGTCGAGGAAGCCGTAGCCGTAGAGGACGTTGAACACGCCGCGGACGCCCGTCTCGATGCTCGACTCGTCCCAGCCGACCGCGCCACCGAGTTCGGGGTCGACAGCCGGGATGCCGTCCGAGGGAGCGACACGAGCGAGTTGGCCGTCCGGGCCCTTCTGGTCGAGGACGTAGCCACAGCCGAACGTCTTCGCGAGTTCGAGACACTCGGAGTGGAGACGGTGGCGGCGGCCACACCGGACGCGCACCTCGTCTATCATCCGACTCGTCGAGCCCTGATGGAGGTCGAGGACGAGGTCGGCCCGGCGAGCCACGTCGTAGGTGGCGGCGGCGATGCGCTCGCTCGACGTGCCGGTCTCGTCGCCGGGGTAGGCCCGGTTCATCTTCGTGTCGTCGATGGGGTTGCGGTGTTCGGCCACCTGATACGCGTGGTAGTTGACGATGCCGACGACGATTATCGTGCCCGCGAGTTCCTCAGGGTCGATTTGGGGGACGACCCGCTGAACCACGCCGACGCCGTTGAGTTCGTCGCCGTCACTGGCCGCCTGAATGTACAGCGTCTTGCCGTCCTCGGCGCCCTCGATGACGGCGACAGGAAGTCCGAACGAACTGCCGTCGCGAGTCTCACCGACCTCGAGACGGCCCGTATCGACCGTCCCAGGAGACGCGTCTGCGCTGCCCACCGAAGTCATTGTTTCACCCACGGACTCATCCCCTTTGAGCGATTCGATAGTGCCGGACCGAGGACCCGCGACAGGGCTTTGAGCCTCGCCCCCCACTCGACCGACGTGAGCGACGACACGCCCGACCGGCCGCCGTCGACAGGACTCCTCGACGCACTTCGCGTGCGCCGCAACGCGACCATCGGCACCGTCGCCGGCGTCGCCCTCGCCGCCCTCGCCTACCTCGTTCGGGTGTTCGAACTCGTCGGGCCCGTGGGCGGCACGCAGCGCTACCCTGTGCTCGGTCCGGAAGGGTGGTTTCTCGTCCTCGGATTCGTCCTCGCGTCGGCGACGACGCTACTCGTGACGACGGTGTTGACGGCCCTGACGGCCTATCGGCGCACCCGAGAGTTATGAGTCGAAGGCGTCGTCGTCGCCGGCCAGTTCCGCGAGTCGGCCGGCCCCCGCGCGCGTCCCCTTGGCGATGAGTACGTCGTCGGTGTGGACGGTCGTCTCCGGGCCGGGCGAGATGACCCAGTCGCCGTCGCCCCGACGGACGGCGATGACGCGCATCCCCGTCTCCGTCTTGACCTGGAGGTCGCCGAAGGACGCGTCGGCGAGACGGCTGTTCGTGCCGACGGTAACGCGGACGATGACCTCGTCCGACTCCTCGACGGCGGCGGCGACGACCGGGTGCGTGTCGAGGCCGCGCAGGACGCCCTCGCTGATTTCGAGGGCGGCGTCGCTGATGACCTCCGTCGCACTCGCGAGGTGGACCAAGCCCCGAAGCGAGATGGGGTCGTCGACGCGGGGAGCGGCGCGCAACACCCACGCCTCGAAGCGGGACTTGAGGGCGTCGACCTCCGCTTCGAGTTCGACCACCTCCTCGGCGACCCCCTCGCTGTCGAAGAGGACGGACCCGTAGGCCAAGTCCACGGCGAGTTCGCTCATGTTCTTCATCAGGACGATGGAGTCGACGGCGCGGTCCAAGTCCTCGATGGTGGACGCCGCCGGTTCGGGCGGGTCGTACGTGTCGCCGGTGACGCTCTCGTACACGCCCGAGAGCGCCATCTCGGTGCCCCGGAGGAGAACCACGTCGCCGGCTTCGAGCGTGGTGTTGCGGTCGGGGTTGAGCACCCACTCGCCCGACCGCCGGATGGCGATGACGCGCACGCCCGTCTCGGTTTCGAGGTTGAGGTCGCCGAGCGACTCGCCGACGTAGTCGGAGTCGGGGACGACCTGTCCCCGGACGACGGTTTCGACGGCCTCCGGAATCGCCGTCCGCATCGCCTCGGGGACACCGATGTCTTCGAGGACGATTTTCGCGATGTCGCCCGCGGCGTCACTTATCTTCTCGGCGGCGCCGACGACGCCCAAGACGGGGGCGAGCGCCTCGGCGTCCTCGGGGTTGCGCGCGGCCATCAGGAGGCTCATCCGCGCCTGCAACTGAAGGACGTCCATGCGCTCTTCGAGTTCGAGCACCTCCATCGCCACCTCGTCGCTCCCGTGCAGGACCGCAGAGTACGAGAGGTCGATCAGCAGCTCCGCCGTGTCTTTCATCTCGACGAGGACGGCCTTCACGCTGACCGGTTCGTACTCCACGTCCGCAGGGTCCATACCCGAACACGTCCCGCGCGGACGATAAAAAGCCACCCGCCGTTCGCGGCGCGCGTGCGGGAAGTTTAATTCGAGGGGCCCCGTAGGTGGCCTCGTTCGATGGCCATCGACCCGCGAAACTACGATCTCGCCGAACTCCGAGGCGCAGGCAGTAGCGAGCCGGTGGCTCGGGAGTCGCGGGTGGCCGACGACGAGACGACTGACGAGACAGAGGAGACAACGACGCCGACCCGCGGGTCGGCGACGGCCGCGCTCCACGAGTCCATCGTCCGTGACCTCGCGGTGATGGAGCAAGGGTCGGCGGACCTGACGCGGCCGTATCTGTCGACGCTGCCGGCCTCGCTCACGGCCGAAGGGCTCGTCCTCGAGTGGCTGGAGTTTCTCGTCTTGCAGGCGGGGACGGAGTCGGTGGCCGACGCGCTCGCGTTCTACGAACGCGTCGGGTGGCTCGGCAACGACGCGGCCGAGACGCTCGAACGGTATCTGTGGGGGATTAGCGAGCCACGCGCGAACGAGGGCAACGACCTCGACCCGGACGACCACCGGGTGAGTCTCCACTACGTCGCTCGGCTGACCGCCCTTTCCCGCGACTGATAGCGGTATCGTACCTGTCCAGAGATTCTCGCCGGACCGTCTCGGCGAGACTCTATACTGACGTCGGATACTCCCTATGAGAATCGCGGGCGTGATTATTTATCATGTCCGCGTGTATCGCGGAGCGTATGAGTGAAGACGACGACGCTGAGAGTGAGACGGCCGACGATGGCGATACGGCGACCGACGAACCGACGCCCGTCGGCGTCAAACTCGGCAGTACCCGGACGGTCATCGCCATTCCCGATGGCAGCGGCGGCTTGCGGACCGTCAAGACGCTGACCTGTCTGGCGACGTACGAAGACGCTATCACTGGTGAAGAACGGGTGCTCTACGGCGAGGAAGCCGCCCGGGAGTACCCCGACCGAGTACAGTACACGCTGCGCTCGGGCCTCCCCGAAGACGAGGACCGCGCCGAGTTGACGGCGACGTTCTTCGAGTCCGTCATCGAGGCCAACGACGTGCCCGAAGACAGCGCCGTCGTCTACGCCATCCCGACCATCGACAACGAGGAAGGGTTGGCGAACCTCGAATCCGTCATCGAGGGGAGTTCGATTGGAGAGGCGCTCATCCGCAGCTATCCGGAGTCGCTGTGTGGCGCCGTCCCCGCCCTCGGCGACGAGTTAGAGGCCGTCGACGACATCTTCGTCACGGTCAACCTCGGCTCGACCAACCTCGAAGCGGCGGCGTACCGCCGCGGCGAGCAACTCGCCCCCTTCACGACGGGCGCGGTCACCGGCAACGAGGTGGACCGGATGATAGCCAACTACGTCGAGGAGGAGACGCAGGGTCGCGTGAACATCGACACGACGACGGCCCGCGAGTACAAGGAGGAACACGCCGACTTCGTGGACTTCGAGCCGTTCACGGACATCATCCAGCAGCCCGGTGGCGGCTCCCACGAGTTCACCATCGAGCGGAGCGTTATGGACGCCGTCGACGAGTACGTCGACGAGGCCGTCGAGGAGATTGCCAACGCCTTCCTGCCCGAACTCGCCAACGACTACATCAAGGTGTACCAGTTGGCGCTCGACCAGCCAATCGTCCTCACGGGCGGGATGACGTGCATCCCCGGCATCGTCGAGGAGTTCGAGGAGCGCCTGAGCGAGGAGCTCCAGCGTGACGTGGAAGCCGTCGCCCCCGACGACCCGTCGCTGTCGGCAGCGGTCGGCGCGCAGCGCATCGCAGAGCGACTCGTCGACGCCGACGCGTACTAACCGACGACGCTTTGTCCCGGCCGCCCGACCGACCGGGCATGAAACAGGCCATCGTTGCGCGGACCGACCTCGGGATGGGGCGGGGGAAACTCGCGGCACAGGTCGCGCACGCCTCGCTCTCGGCGTACGAGGACGCCGACGAACGAACCCGCCGCGCGTGGAAAGGCGAGGGACAGAAGAAAGTCGTCCTGAAGGGAAGCGGCGAGTCCGAACTCTTCGAGTTGGCCGACGCGGCCGAGCGGGCGGGCCTCCCGAACGCCATCATCCGCGATGCGGGCCACACGCAGTTGGACCCCGGCACGGTGACGGCACTCGCCGTCGGCCCGGGCGACGACGACGAGGTTGACCGGGTGACGGGCGACCTCTCGCTGTACTGAGAGGGACTGCAGTAGCGGTGGGCCGCCTGCCACCCCGACAGTGGCAATCGTTTACACTCGTTGCTGTGATGTCCCTCACGTATGGACGACGCTGCCCTCCTCCGACAGACGATTCGCCGCTGCACTGCGGTCCTCGTCGCGACGATTGCGTACACCGGGTTGGTTCTCCAGTCGACCGGCACGGGAGAGATGTTGCTCCTGATACTGACGGCGGCCCTCCTGTATCTCGGCAGCGAGTACGTTTCGCTGGTCCCGAAGGAGGATACCGCCGAACCCCCCGCAGAGTCGTCGCCAGCAGACGACACCCGTGAGGACGACTCACCGCGTTCGTGAGTCGGACTCAGCACCTCGGCGCTCGCTCGGCGACGCGCCGGCAAACAGTTACAACAAAGTGCCGCGCCGGCGACGACCGAGTATGTCACTCGTCGCCGCCGCCGTCGCGGGGGGCGCCCTCGGCGCACGGCACGCCCTCGAAACGGACCACCTCGCGGCCGTCGCGACGCTCGTCGACGGCGAAGAGACGACCCTCTCGCGCGCCGGATTCGTCGGCGCGTCGTGGGGCGTCGGCCACACCGTCCCCATCGCGGCGCTCGGCCTCGCCTTCCTCCTCCTCGGTGTCCGTCTGCCCTCGTCGGTGACGACGCTGTTTGAGGGACTGGTCGGCGTCGTCCTCGTCGTGTTGGGCGCACGGATGCTGACCGGCGTCCTCGGCTGGCACGACCACGCCCACGGCACGCACCCCCTCCACCGCCACCTCCGAATCGGCCGGCTTTCGCTCGGCGGCCGCCACACGCACGTCGACGGCGACTCGCTACTCGTCGGCGCCCTCCACGGCGTCGCCGGGAGCGGAGCGCTCGTCATCGCCCTCGTGTCCACGGCGCCGAACCTCCCGACCGCCACCTCGTTCCTCGGCGCGTTCGCCGTCGGGTCGATACTGACGATGGCCGCGGTGTCCGCTGTGTGGGGCCAGACGATGGGCTGGCACCGACGGGCGCTTCGCACCGTCGCCGGCCTCGGCGGCGTCGGCGTCGGCGTGTTGCTCCTCGTCGAGAGCGCGGGCGTGTTGGTCTGACGCCCATGCGCGACGCCCATCCCCTCGAACGGCAGGTCGGCATCGACCACTACGTGAGCGACGGCCCCGGCGTCGGCGGGCGCCTCCGCGACGACCCGAGCGACTTCCGGGTGCGCGAACTGGAGACGATAACCCCCGAACCGCTCGACGCCGATTCGGGCTCGTACCCCATCCTCCTCGTTCGCGCGACGCTCACCGACTGGGACACCAACGACTTCGCGAGTGCGCTCTCGGACGCGATGGGCATCAGTCGCGAACGGGTGTCGTGGGCGGGCACGAAAGACAAGCGCGCGGTCACGACGCAGCTGTTCTCGATTCGGGACGCGACGGCCGAGGACCTGCCCGACCTCTCGGGCGTCGACATCGACCCGCTGGGCCGAATCGGCCGGGACCTGGAGTTCGGTGACCTCGCGGGCAACGCCTTCGAGATTCGCATCGCGGACGCCAAGCGACCCGAGGCAGTCGGGGACGTGACCGACGACCTGCGGGCGTTCGGCGGCGGGTCGGCCGCTGTGCCGAACGTCTTCGGCCACCAGCGCTTCGGCAGTCAGCGGCCCGTCACGCACGAGGTGGGCCTGCACGTCGTCCGCGAGGAGTGGCGAGAGGCCGTCCTCACGTACGTCGGCAACCCGGCGGAGACGGAACCGGACCGGACACAGCAGGCGCGGGCGACGGTCGAAGACGTGGCGGCGAGCGCCGACCCCGACTGGCAACAGGCACTCGACGCGATGCCGGGGCACCTCGGCTACGAGCGCTCGATGCTGCACACACTGGTCGAGAACGGCGGCGAGACGCCCGCCGACTTCCGCGACGCGCTGGAGACGGTGCCGTGGAACCTCCAGCGACTCTTCGTCAACGCCGCGCAGTCGTACGCGTTCAACCAAATCCTCTCCGAACGCCTGCGTCGCGGCCTGCCCTTCGACCGTCCCGTCGCCGGCGACGTGGTGTGTTTCGCGGACGCCGACGCGCCCGAAGGGTTGGCGCTCCCCGACACCGACCGCCTCCAGCGAGTCGACGAGGAACGCGTCGACGTGGTGACCCGCCACTGCGAGCGCGGACGCGCCTTCGTCACCGCGCCGCTGGTGGGGACGGAGACGGAACTCGGCGACGGCGAACCCGGCGAGATAGAGCGCGAGGTGCTCGGGGAGTTGGACCTCGCACCCGACGATTTCGACCTGCCCGGCAACTTCGACTCCTCGGGGACGCGACGCGCGATTCTGGTCGAGGCGAATCTGAGCGTCGAGCGCGACCCCCTGACCATCTCCTTTTCGCTCCCGCGCGGGTCGTACGCGACGGCGGTCCTCCGGGAGTATCTGAAGGTCGACCCGCGGGACCTCTAGTCGGCGAGGCCGTAGCCGAGCAGGAAGAAGGGACTCCCGACGACGACGGCGGCGAGGGCGCCGAAGACGGCGAGAGTGACAGCGAGGACGTAGAGCGTTCCGCCCTGCGAGGCGATGGAGAACATCGTCGCGAGGACGACGAGGAGCGTGCCGACGGCGACAGTCAGCCCCCGCCGGAGCGACGTGTGGGCGGCAGTGTAGCCGGCGAGCGTCGCGGCGTAGACGGGTAGCGGCAAGAGTAGGGGGACGACGTTCACGTCCGGGAGAGTGGACGCCTGCAGGAGGAGGCCGGTGGCGACGGCGAGCGCGGACGCAAGGGCGACGAGGCCGGCGAGACGCCACTCGGAAAGCTGGTCACGGACGGCGGGCAGAGAGAGGAGCGCGCCGAGAGCGACGGCGCCGACGCCGCCGGCGAGAAGGGACGGTTCCGACCCCACGACGACGGTTCCGGCGTAGAGCGGGTAGGCGAACGCGAGGACGCCGACGCCGACGACGGCGAGTGCGCGACGGTCGGGCGTGGTCGTGGCGTCGGCGTCGAGCGCACGAGCGCCGCGAGCGAGGACCGCGAAGCCGCCAGCGAACACCGCTCCGGGCACGACGAGGAACAAGAGGACGTTGCGTCCGACGATGGGGACGAGTGGGAGCGCGACGGCGACCAGACTCCACAGGGGCGCGAGCGCGGCGTCGTCGGGGACGAGCGTCACGAACGGCCCGTCGCCGCTGGAGTCGAAGGACGTGACCGTCATGCGGCGTGACGACACGTCGGCGCCGGGGAGGGCGTCGCCGACGACCATCCCCGGCGGCGCGACGAGGGTGAGGCGGTCGGCGCCGAGACCGAACCGGACGAGACGGCCGTCGTCGTCGCGGAAGTAGTCGACGCGGAGGACGCCGCCCGGCGCATCGGTCGCCACGTCGGGCGTGCGGTACCGCATCCGGACGGTATCACCCGAGACGCTCGTCGAGTGGAGAGTGCCGTCGTGGATAGCGATGGCGTCACGGGCGAGCGAGCGCCGGAGCGAATCGTTGCGTGCGAGCGTCGCCGCCGCGGTGTCGTTCAGTCGGTTCTCGACGGTCCACGTCGCGGAGCCGTTGCGGTGGACGCGCATCGTGGCGGTGCTGTGTTCGATTTCGACGTCCATCCCGTGGGCGTATGCCGCGTCGGTGAAGCCACGGTCACAGGGCGAGCAGACGGGGACGGGCCGCGGACTCGCCGCGGCGGGGACCGCGACGCCGAGGAGGGCGACGACGAGAGCCGCGGCGACGAGGACGCGGGTCGGGCGGAGGGCCATGCGAGGTGGTGTGTGGCCGGGACCCAATGGGCTTTGTGCCGGGGTCTGGGCACCGAAGGACGGACTTATCAGACGCGCCCGACTGTCACCGATATGGAGTGTCGGCGGTGTGGAACCCCGTTAGACCGACCGGGCGACTACTGTCTGGTCTGTCGCACCGCCAACTGCGACGCGGTCGTCCTCGACATCGACGTCGACCGCGCGACGCTGACGATGGTAGAGGAGGAGGAGACGGTGGGCGAGACGACGATTACGACGCGCCCGGAGGAGGAGGGCGAGGCGCGGGTCATCGAGCGCCGAAACTTCGCCGGGCTAATCGCCGACGAAATCCGTCGAAAGCGTCCGGAGACGGTGTTCGCGGCGGGCGACCGAGAGATAATCCGCGCGGTGCGGGGGGAGACCCACTACGAGTTCTATCGCGTCGCCGGCGACGACCCGGTGGCGTCGGTGTTGGAACGTCGCGGGGAACGGGCGCTCGAAGTCGTGGAGACGCCGCCGAAGGAGAAACTCGGCGGGCGACACACGACGCTCATCGGCAAACGAGCGGGGCGCCGAGCCATCTCGACGGTGGCCGAACACCCGCACGTGAAGAAAATCGTCCCCGGACCCATCGACGCCGGGGGCAAGGGGTCGCAGTCGGGGTTGCGCGCGAAGGTGACGCGGGCGGACGACAACGGGAACGTGCGCTTACTCCTGCGCGACGGGTCGAGCGTGCAGGAGAACCGCATCGTCACGACGGCGATGAACCGCGAAACCGGCGAGCGCGTCCGCGACGATTTGAACGATGCGCTGGCGGCGGCGGACCTGCAGTGACGAACGGAAACTCGCAGGGTTTATCCGTTCGCTAACGGTAAGAATCGGTACTATGGCCGAGAACAAGGCACGCAGCACTGGGAGCGCGGGCCGATTCGGCGCGCGATACGGGCGTGTCGCCCGCCGGCGCGTCAAGGAAATCGAAGGCGAGATGCAGAACGCCACGCTCGACGGTGACAGTGTCACCCGAATCGGAACGGGCGTCTGGAAGAACGAGGAGACGGGCGAAGTGTTCACCGGCGGGGCGTACCGCCCCGAGACGCCCGGTGGCCGCACCGTCAAGCGCTCCATCCGCGCTGCGCTCGCGACCGACGAAGACGACGAATAACATGAGTTACAAGTGTTCCCGGTGCAAGCGCGACGTCGAACTCGACGAGTACGGCGGCGTCCGCTGCCCGTACTGCGGTCACCGGGTGCTCCTCAAGGAGCGCGCGCCGACCGTCAAGGAAGTCAACGTCGAGTAACTCCGTGGCCGAGTCGGTCGACGACGACGCGCCACACCACCTCTCTTTGCAGTTCGAGTATGACACCGAGGAACGCGCTCGTCGCGTCGAGCGGAGCGTCGGCGTCGAAGTCGGCGAGATAGACGACGCTCGGTCGGCGGCGACCGTCACGCGCGACGCGCAGACGGTCGAAGTTCGCATCGAAGCGACAGACCTCGTCGCCCTCCGTGCGGGGACGAACACGTGGAGTCGCCTCCTCGCCGTCGCGGAGCGAGTCGAGGACGTGGCGTCGCAAGCGTGACGTGAGCGAACGGAATACGGGGCTTTTTCACTCCGGGACCCAACGGTCCGCGCATGCAAGGAAATCTGCCGCCGGAAGCCCAAGAGAAACTCGAAGAACTGCAGGACCTGCAGGAGACGGCCCAGCAAGTGGCCGCGCAGAAACAGCAGGCCGAGTCGACGCTCAACGAGTCGAAGACGGCGCTCGACGCCCTCGGCGACATCGACGAGGACACCGAGATGTACCGTGAAGTCGGCGAACTCCTCGTCTCTACGGAGTACGACGAGGCCCACGACGACCTGGAAGAGAAAGTCGAGAGCCTCGAAGTGCGCGTCGAGCAGCTGAGCAAACAGGAAGAGCGCGTCCGCGACCAGTTCGAGTCGCTTCAGGAAGAGCTGCAGCAGATGCTGCAGGGCGGCGCTGGCGGCGGCCCGATGGGTCCGGGCGGCGCTGGCGGCGCGTAAGGCCGTGCCCGACGACGAAACCGTCGTGCAGACGGCGGCGGAAGCCGCCGAAGGCGTCGTGTTCTCGCGATACCGACAGTCGGACGTTCGCGACCTAGACGTGACCGTGACGTTCGAAGACGGCGTGCTGGAAGTCGACGTCTATCTGAACGCGCCGGACGAGGACGCGGACCCCGAGACGGTGGCCGACGAGGCCGCACGGGCGGCACAGGATGCCGTCGACGACCTCTTCGACGCCGCGGACGACGACGCAGCGTAGTCCGAACGGCCACCTAACTTATGCCGACTCACTTCTGAGTCCCGACTGGAGTGATTTAACGATGCGCGACATGACGCGCCGAACGTTACTCCGTGGTACCGCAGCGAGCGCCGCCCTGGCAAGTGTCCCGGCTCTCGGCGCCGCAGACAGCGTGTGGCTGAACGCGAAGACGGCGGTCGACGTGTCCCTCCACGACGTGGAAATGACGAACGCGGGCGCGTACAGCGTCGGCGGTGGCGGGTACATCCTCGAACGCGGCAGCGACCTGTGGGGTATCGCCGCCAGCGGCGGCCCCACGGGGAACGGCAACGACCTCTACGGCGCCGACGTGACCGACGACGGCGAGCGACTGTGGGTCGTCGGCGCCAGCGGTGCCATCGGCGAGTACGACGTCGCCGACCGCACCCTCGTCGACCACTCGGCCCCGAACGACGTGACGAACAACTTCAACGACGTGGCCGTGACGGGCGAAGCGGGCAGCGCGAACGTCTACGTCGCGGGTGACTCCGGGGCAATCTACTACAGCTTCGAGAACGGCGCCAGCGGAACGTGGGACTCGGTCACGCCGGGGAGCGGGTCGAACATCAACGCCATCGACTTCTACGGTCCCCGGTCGGGCTACGCCGTCGACGGCAACACCACCGTCTTCAGTACCAGCGACGGGTCGACGTGGGAGGCCAGAGGCATCGAGGACGCCGACAGCGACTTCTATGGCGTCGACGCCGACGGCGAGGACGAGGTGACCATCGTCGGCGGCAACGGCACGGTGTATCGCTGGTCCGAGGGCGCGTGGGTCCGGTCGGACACCGGCGACGCGTCGCTCCGAGACGTGGAAGTGACGGGCGAGACGGGGGTCACCGTCGGCGATGGCGGGGCGATGTTCCGCCGCGACGCCGAGGGCTGGACGGCCGCAACCGCGCCCACCGGGACGAATCTCCGGGCCGTCGTCGACGCTGACGGCCTCGAAGTCGCCGTCGGCGATGGCGGGACCGTCATCGAGCGGTCGCTCTAAGCGGCCCGACCCGGCGGGCAAGGTACTTCCGTAGTGCATCCTAACGGGGGGTATGCGACAGCGGGTATCCGTCGGACTCGCGGTACTGATCGTGTTGGCGTCGGTCGCTCCGGCCGCCGTTACGGGAACCGCCGCGGCGGCCGGTAGCGGGGGCGCCGCGACGGCCGTCGACGACGCGGGCGTCGCCCAACAGCGGGCCGACCCCGACAGCGACACTATCGGGTGGGAGAGCGGCTATTGGCACAACGAATCGATAGACGTCGACCAGTCGGACGGCCTCTCAGACCGGGAGTTGGACGCGCTCGTCAGCCGAGCGATGGCGCGCGTCGAGTACCTGCGCGAAGAGGAGTTCGAACAGGACGTCCCCGTCGAAGTCATCTCCCGCGAGGAGTTCCAGAGCCAGCGCAACCAGAACTCGTCGCGCAACGCGTCCTACGACGCGTGGAACAGTCAGGTGTGGGAGGCGCTGTTCATCGTCGGCGAGAGCGACGGCGCGAACGACGCCATCCAGTCGGCGACTGGCAGCTCGACGGCGGGCTTTTACGCCCCCGGTGACGACCGCATCCGCATCATTACGGATTCGCCGGATAGCCCCACCATCGACAACGCGACGCTGGTTCACGAGCTCACTCACGCGCTACAGGACCAGACGGGTGACCTCGGCGAGCAGCTGTCGGGGTCGAAGACACAGGACGCCGACCTCGCGACGGACGGCGTCGTCGAAGGGGAGG
Proteins encoded in this window:
- the truD gene encoding tRNA pseudouridine(13) synthase TruD, which produces MRDAHPLERQVGIDHYVSDGPGVGGRLRDDPSDFRVRELETITPEPLDADSGSYPILLVRATLTDWDTNDFASALSDAMGISRERVSWAGTKDKRAVTTQLFSIRDATAEDLPDLSGVDIDPLGRIGRDLEFGDLAGNAFEIRIADAKRPEAVGDVTDDLRAFGGGSAAVPNVFGHQRFGSQRPVTHEVGLHVVREEWREAVLTYVGNPAETEPDRTQQARATVEDVAASADPDWQQALDAMPGHLGYERSMLHTLVENGGETPADFRDALETVPWNLQRLFVNAAQSYAFNQILSERLRRGLPFDRPVAGDVVCFADADAPEGLALPDTDRLQRVDEERVDVVTRHCERGRAFVTAPLVGTETELGDGEPGEIEREVLGELDLAPDDFDLPGNFDSSGTRRAILVEANLSVERDPLTISFSLPRGSYATAVLREYLKVDPRDL
- a CDS encoding succinylglutamate desuccinylase/aspartoacylase family protein, yielding MTSVGSADASPGTVDTGRLEVGETRDGSSFGLPVAVIEGAEDGKTLYIQAASDGDELNGVGVVQRVVPQIDPEELAGTIIVVGIVNYHAYQVAEHRNPIDDTKMNRAYPGDETGTSSERIAAATYDVARRADLVLDLHQGSTSRMIDEVRVRCGRRHRLHSECLELAKTFGCGYVLDQKGPDGQLARVAPSDGIPAVDPELGGAVGWDESSIETGVRGVFNVLYGYGFLDGDPEIEAQTRAKAFDQYGSPVGGLVTFDPDLGDRVTADETLFEVTDVFGNLKARVTADHDGVFWRSRRLPQVASGEYVCSVGKNVDSY
- a CDS encoding acetate and sugar kinases/Hsc70/actin family protein, translating into MSEDDDAESETADDGDTATDEPTPVGVKLGSTRTVIAIPDGSGGLRTVKTLTCLATYEDAITGEERVLYGEEAAREYPDRVQYTLRSGLPEDEDRAELTATFFESVIEANDVPEDSAVVYAIPTIDNEEGLANLESVIEGSSIGEALIRSYPESLCGAVPALGDELEAVDDIFVTVNLGSTNLEAAAYRRGEQLAPFTTGAVTGNEVDRMIANYVEEETQGRVNIDTTTAREYKEEHADFVDFEPFTDIIQQPGGGSHEFTIERSVMDAVDEYVDEAVEEIANAFLPELANDYIKVYQLALDQPIVLTGGMTCIPGIVEEFEERLSEELQRDVEAVAPDDPSLSAAVGAQRIAERLVDADAY
- a CDS encoding prefoldin subunit beta, translating into MQGNLPPEAQEKLEELQDLQETAQQVAAQKQQAESTLNESKTALDALGDIDEDTEMYREVGELLVSTEYDEAHDDLEEKVESLEVRVEQLSKQEERVRDQFESLQEELQQMLQGGAGGGPMGPGGAGGA
- a CDS encoding FlaD/FlaE family flagellar protein; its protein translation is MAIDPRNYDLAELRGAGSSEPVARESRVADDETTDETEETTTPTRGSATAALHESIVRDLAVMEQGSADLTRPYLSTLPASLTAEGLVLEWLEFLVLQAGTESVADALAFYERVGWLGNDAAETLERYLWGISEPRANEGNDLDPDDHRVSLHYVARLTALSRD
- a CDS encoding DUF2103 domain-containing protein; the protein is MECRRCGTPLDRPGDYCLVCRTANCDAVVLDIDVDRATLTMVEEEETVGETTITTRPEEEGEARVIERRNFAGLIADEIRRKRPETVFAAGDREIIRAVRGETHYEFYRVAGDDPVASVLERRGERALEVVETPPKEKLGGRHTTLIGKRAGRRAISTVAEHPHVKKIVPGPIDAGGKGSQSGLRAKVTRADDNGNVRLLLRDGSSVQENRIVTTAMNRETGERVRDDLNDALAAADLQ
- a CDS encoding high-affinity nickel-transporter protein, producing the protein MSLVAAAVAGGALGARHALETDHLAAVATLVDGEETTLSRAGFVGASWGVGHTVPIAALGLAFLLLGVRLPSSVTTLFEGLVGVVLVVLGARMLTGVLGWHDHAHGTHPLHRHLRIGRLSLGGRHTHVDGDSLLVGALHGVAGSGALVIALVSTAPNLPTATSFLGAFAVGSILTMAAVSAVWGQTMGWHRRALRTVAGLGGVGVGVLLLVESAGVLV
- the pth2 gene encoding peptidyl-tRNA hydrolase Pth2, with product MKQAIVARTDLGMGRGKLAAQVAHASLSAYEDADERTRRAWKGEGQKKVVLKGSGESELFELADAAERAGLPNAIIRDAGHTQLDPGTVTALAVGPGDDDEVDRVTGDLSLY
- a CDS encoding KEOPS complex subunit Pcc1, which gives rise to MAESVDDDAPHHLSLQFEYDTEERARRVERSVGVEVGEIDDARSAATVTRDAQTVEVRIEATDLVALRAGTNTWSRLLAVAERVEDVASQA
- a CDS encoding DUF3194 domain-containing protein, whose translation is MPDDETVVQTAAEAAEGVVFSRYRQSDVRDLDVTVTFEDGVLEVDVYLNAPDEDADPETVADEAARAAQDAVDDLFDAADDDAA
- a CDS encoding eL43 family ribosomal protein; the encoded protein is MAENKARSTGSAGRFGARYGRVARRRVKEIEGEMQNATLDGDSVTRIGTGVWKNEETGEVFTGGAYRPETPGGRTVKRSIRAALATDEDDE
- a CDS encoding potassium channel family protein; its protein translation is MDPADVEYEPVSVKAVLVEMKDTAELLIDLSYSAVLHGSDEVAMEVLELEERMDVLQLQARMSLLMAARNPEDAEALAPVLGVVGAAEKISDAAGDIAKIVLEDIGVPEAMRTAIPEAVETVVRGQVVPDSDYVGESLGDLNLETETGVRVIAIRRSGEWVLNPDRNTTLEAGDVVLLRGTEMALSGVYESVTGDTYDPPEPAASTIEDLDRAVDSIVLMKNMSELAVDLAYGSVLFDSEGVAEEVVELEAEVDALKSRFEAWVLRAAPRVDDPISLRGLVHLASATEVISDAALEISEGVLRGLDTHPVVAAAVEESDEVIVRVTVGTNSRLADASFGDLQVKTETGMRVIAVRRGDGDWVISPGPETTVHTDDVLIAKGTRAGAGRLAELAGDDDAFDS
- a CDS encoding DNA-directed RNA polymerase subunit P, with the protein product MSYKCSRCKRDVELDEYGGVRCPYCGHRVLLKERAPTVKEVNVE
- a CDS encoding DUF7536 family protein — protein: MSDDTPDRPPSTGLLDALRVRRNATIGTVAGVALAALAYLVRVFELVGPVGGTQRYPVLGPEGWFLVLGFVLASATTLLVTTVLTALTAYRRTREL